In Nicotiana tabacum cultivar K326 chromosome 11, ASM71507v2, whole genome shotgun sequence, a single window of DNA contains:
- the LOC107790013 gene encoding ethylene-responsive transcription factor 1B-like, translating into MDVKIQDEKHASNICVAGEVEVELSSLEDASSSKISLKEIKKNDFSSKRPQNAEKHYIGVRTRPWGKYAAEIRDSTRNGIRVWLGTFNSAEEAAMAYDQVALSMRGPSTCLNFPVERVRKMLQETECNFLKNGLSPAAALKEKHKKRSSSSGSTTASIKKGKKKQVNKEDNIVFIFEDLGTDLLDELLSEYSSFY; encoded by the coding sequence ATGGATGTGAAGATTCAAGACGAAAAACATGCTTCAAATATTTGCGTCGCTGGGGAAGTTGAAGTTGAATTATCGTCACTCGAGGATGCTTCCTCGAGTAAAATTTCCTTGAaggaaattaagaaaaatgaCTTCAGTTCAAAACGACCTCAAAATGCCGAAAAACACTACATAGGTGTTAGAACAAGGCCATGGGGAAAATATGCAGCTGAAATTAGGGATTCAACAAGAAATGGAATTAGGGTTTGGCTTGGGACATTCAATAGTGCAGAAGAAGCAGCAATGGCTTATGACCAAGTTGCTTTGTCAATGAGAGGTCCATCAACTTGCCTAAATTTCCCTGTTGAAAGAGTTAGGAAAATGTTACAAGAAACAGAATGTAATTTCTTGAAAAATGGATTGTCACCAGCAGCAGCCTTAAAGGAGAAACACAAAAAGAgaagtagtagtagtggtagtacaACTGCTTCaatcaagaaagggaaaaagaaacaaGTAAATAAGGAAGATAATATTGTATTCATATTTGAAGATTTGGGAACAGATTTATTGGATGAACTCTTGTCTGAGTATTCTAGTTTTTATTAG